From Streptomyces zhihengii, the proteins below share one genomic window:
- a CDS encoding M48 family metallopeptidase: MHDTAAEPLEVGGLVVNVRPVPGRKSVRVTVERDARIIAAVPPDADREALEGLIRTRLPWLYANVRDREVDVEQRPRRRFVDGEGFYYLGRSYRLKTVDEAPRPVALAEGRLRLRRGHEGSASDALVAWYAERGRQWLPQRLNPWADCLEAPPADLVVRPLGYRWGSCSDRGALNIHWAVMQLPAALVDYVLVHELAHLHEPNHSPNFWRMVARALPDYENRRQRLEDWGAGVWLPSEDSGC; this comes from the coding sequence ATGCACGACACCGCAGCTGAACCGTTGGAAGTGGGAGGACTGGTCGTCAACGTCCGCCCAGTACCCGGACGTAAGAGCGTCCGGGTTACGGTGGAACGCGACGCTCGGATCATCGCGGCTGTGCCGCCCGACGCGGACCGCGAGGCCCTCGAAGGGCTGATCCGCACTCGTCTGCCGTGGCTCTACGCCAATGTTCGGGACCGTGAGGTGGACGTGGAGCAGCGCCCGCGCCGCCGGTTCGTCGATGGTGAGGGTTTTTACTACTTGGGACGCAGTTACCGGCTCAAGACCGTCGATGAAGCTCCCCGCCCGGTGGCCCTGGCGGAAGGCAGGCTCAGGTTGCGACGGGGCCACGAGGGCTCAGCCAGCGATGCCTTGGTGGCCTGGTACGCGGAGCGGGGAAGGCAATGGCTTCCTCAGCGTCTGAATCCTTGGGCAGACTGCCTCGAAGCTCCGCCCGCTGACCTAGTCGTCCGCCCCCTTGGTTACCGCTGGGGGTCCTGCTCGGATCGGGGCGCCCTTAACATCCACTGGGCGGTCATGCAGCTTCCCGCCGCACTCGTGGACTATGTGCTGGTACACGAGCTGGCCCACCTTCATGAGCCGAACCATTCACCGAACTTCTGGCGGATGGTGGCCCGAGCTCTTCCCGACTACGAAAATCGTCGGCAGAGGTTGGAGGATTGGGGAGCTGGCGTGTGGTTGCCTAGCGAGGATTCGGGATGTTGA